Below is a window of Desmonostoc muscorum LEGE 12446 DNA.
GAAGGCAATCCAAATATTATGATGATTGCCCGGGAAGGCGAAGCCATCATGTATGAGCGTACTGCTGATGGACTCCGTGTTGTGCAGCGAACAAGGATAACTGGTGGTCAGGGACCCGCAGGTTTTGGTGATGAAATTGGTCAATACAGTGGTCGTCCTTTCAACCCTAGTGCAGCAGGTGGTGAAATACGAGAACTCAATTATCAAAATGTGCGCGTCACCCACAGAGGAGTGGATGTAGTTGAAGGTCATACTAGTAGGTTTCATGACCCTGAGTTTCCGGCAGCGTCCAGACCGAATCAATTTATGATTGATAGATTAAGGAGGATAGCCTCTGGTGAGATGGAAGCAACAGCTGTAGATCTGCGCTATTACACACATGAGCTACGTGAATATGTTAGGTATAGAAGGCTAGGATTTAGAACAGGGGTACCAGAAGGTGATGATGCTCGACATATGCTCTGGAATGATACTCATACGGCTACCTTAGAAGATTATGGTTTGCCCGCGGATTCACGTCTTCTTTATCATCCTGATGCACCGAGTCCCTGGTGAAACTAACTACACATAAATGAACTTATTGATATACAGCAATCGCTTGTTTGGATTTTGTCAGTGCGATCGCTGTTTTTATCAAAAAAGACTCATCAAAAGCCAATGCCAGAAAACGGTGAAACCCATTTTTGCTCCCGACATAGTTAGAATAATTTACACTTAAGTTTATGGCGATCGCAATAAAACAAATTGCTATGATGTGTCTAAAATAATATGCCCTAGCTCAGGTATTGATGGAGGAAGGGTAAAATGAGCGATGTCTATCGACAAGCCCCTAAGCGGCTACGCACGCTGCAACAAAAAAAATCAACCGCATCACATTTGACGAATTCTTCCCTTGCCTCGCCAAATATTCCCACACTGGCGAACCCAATACCGAGCTTTGGTTCACAAATAAATACTGCTGCGCCCCAAATATTAACTGAGGCCTCACCCGACCTTCAACAAACCCAGTCTGGCCAAGAGCAATTATTGCAAGCTAAACCAGAAGCCGTCAAACAATCACCCCTTACTCACGACATTAGTCGCATCTCCTTGCATCGCCCACAAGCAAAACTCACCGTTGGCGAACCAGATGACCAATATGAGCAGGAAGCCAATAGAGTTGCTGACCAGATTATGCGAATGGCGATACCTGAGCCAAAGATCAACCAGGGTAACATCGGTTTACAGGATGCACACACTCAAGAGGAAGTGCAAGCCAAGCCTTCAGCAGCTGCTATCACTCCACTGGTGCAGCGCGAGGCAATGCTAGAAGAAGAAGATGAAGATGAAGAAGAGGAATTACAAACTAAACCTCTACATACATCTATCCAAAGGAAGACTTCACAAGAAGAGGCATCGCCACAACTCGCTACAGATACGGGCTTCCAAGGTGGAGACAATTTTGAAAGTCGGCTAAACAGTAGTGAAAATGGAGGTAGCCCTTTACCGAATGACGTGCGCTCCTTTATGGAACCCCGTTTTGGTACTGATTTTAGTCAAGTGCGGGTACATACAGGCAGTGAAGCAATTCAAATGAATCGGGATTTGAATGCTCAAGCATTTACCCACAAGCAAAATATTTTCTTTGGTGCAGGTAAGTCACCAGGTAATGACGCTTTAACTGCCCATGAATTGACTCATGTGGTACAGCAGACGGGTGCAGCCCAGAGAAAATTAATTCAACGGGCAATTGACCCTACATACAACGTGACTAACGGTTTGTTTAAAGTGGATGCCACGACTGGTGGATCGAACTTACCCATCAGGATTGCGTTTGAACCCTCAGTCACCGCTCCCTACTCTAACCAAATTGGACTGATTCAGATTGTGCGTCTGACAGATGCAGGCGGCGCAAATATCGAACCCCAGTCTTTACCTGCTGCTCGTGGTGCTAGTCTACGCACCACCGCTGATGCCACCACGGGAGTTGAGGGCGGATATTTCACTGATGTACTGCACAATGATGCACCAGCCCACGGTGGTGCAGGAACTGATGCCCCAGCTGGCAGCGCTTTGCCACCCCAATATCCCTTTGATACCAGTAGCGATCCAGCGAATCCCAATCCCGCTCAACCCAATCCCGCCACCCCCGGACTTTCACGACCTTCTTCCGGTGGCGCACAAGGAGCGATTATCGGTTACAAACGCTCCAATGACCCCGGCGATATCAAAGCAGCAGAACTAACTGATGCACCTGGATACCCGACAGTCAACCCAGCGAACACTGATCTGAACTTTGATTTCGAGACAGTGGCCAAGGGCGAAGATACCATGACAACTTACGGTGCCCTTCATTGGAACTTCGAGATCCGCTCTGGGGTGGTTCAGAATGAAAACGCATCAGTACAAGAGGGACAATCAGCCACTTTCGATGCGGCTCTGGAGAAACATCGAGATTTCTACGTACATGAGCCAGTTATTTTTTACTTTGATTTCGACAGCGATGTATTGAGTGCCACCGAAACAGCTAAGATTGATACATTCTTGGATTATCTAGGGCGGTTCCCTGATGTACAAGTCACTCCCGAAGGCTTCGCTGATAGGCGCGGTGGTGCTTCTCAACACAACCTAGATCTGTCTTTACGCAGAGCCAGTGCAGTCGGAGATGCCCTACGTGCTAAGGGTGTACCTGAAGCTCAGATTAGTGCTGTAACTATCGGCTCTGGAGCAACTGAAGACTTTACTCCTGATGCTACTACTAACCAAGATGCAGAAGCAAATCGTCGCGGTAATCGTCGGGTGGTTTTGAGCTTTAAACATGAGCCAGCAGCAGCACCAGCAGCAGGGGGCGGAGGGGCGACACCGTGAAGCGCAGAGCAGCAGGAATATTTGTGACAGTTTTGATACTGCTCATTGGAGGAAATTTATACATGAATAATCAAGATGCTACCGCTACACCGATGGAGCAAATCAAAACACGGCTTTACTCCACAGATCAAGACACTAGTGGTTTGGCTTTGGCTGAATTAATCCGCTTAGGCAAAAAAGCAACTCCTGTTTTGTTGGAAGCCTTGACACATTCCAACCCCCGCACCCGTCGGCTGGCGGCCGAAGGACTGGGGGAAATTGCCGATCCTACCAGTGCCGATGCTTTGTTCCAAGCCACCCATGACAGTAATCCAGAAGTGCGTGCCCGTGCTGCTACTGCTTTACACAAATTAGGTGATAAACGGTCATTGGGCGCTTTGGTTGCCACCCTTGATGATTATCCTGATATCCTGCACAATCCCTATACAGCTTCGATGTATCCTTTAATGCAAGGCAGTAAAGATGTTCTACCTTTGGTAGTTCCTCTGCTGCAAGCACCCAACGATTTGACTCGTGAACGGGCTTTTTTAGTTGTTAAGGCTGTGGTGACTAAGCTACCCCAAGGGGAAGACTGGAATCAGTTGTGGCACAGTTTGGGAAGTTACGATCCCGCAGCACCAGAGGCAGAACGCGACAAAGCTGCCAAACAATGGGAGGCTTGGTTGACAAAGCTTTGAGATGGGTAGCTTTAAGGTTCAATTTACATTGACCACAGAAAAGTTAAAGCTCCTGTAATTGGCTGGATAAAAACCTAAGAACTTTTACCAGCAGGATATAAATTTAAATCTGTAACCACAAATAGACCCGTGCTGTAGGGGTAAAGCAACGCTCGTGGGTGTCAGCCCCTTCTGGAGCGAGACGC
It encodes the following:
- a CDS encoding eCIS core domain-containing protein, yielding MSDVYRQAPKRLRTLQQKKSTASHLTNSSLASPNIPTLANPIPSFGSQINTAAPQILTEASPDLQQTQSGQEQLLQAKPEAVKQSPLTHDISRISLHRPQAKLTVGEPDDQYEQEANRVADQIMRMAIPEPKINQGNIGLQDAHTQEEVQAKPSAAAITPLVQREAMLEEEDEDEEEELQTKPLHTSIQRKTSQEEASPQLATDTGFQGGDNFESRLNSSENGGSPLPNDVRSFMEPRFGTDFSQVRVHTGSEAIQMNRDLNAQAFTHKQNIFFGAGKSPGNDALTAHELTHVVQQTGAAQRKLIQRAIDPTYNVTNGLFKVDATTGGSNLPIRIAFEPSVTAPYSNQIGLIQIVRLTDAGGANIEPQSLPAARGASLRTTADATTGVEGGYFTDVLHNDAPAHGGAGTDAPAGSALPPQYPFDTSSDPANPNPAQPNPATPGLSRPSSGGAQGAIIGYKRSNDPGDIKAAELTDAPGYPTVNPANTDLNFDFETVAKGEDTMTTYGALHWNFEIRSGVVQNENASVQEGQSATFDAALEKHRDFYVHEPVIFYFDFDSDVLSATETAKIDTFLDYLGRFPDVQVTPEGFADRRGGASQHNLDLSLRRASAVGDALRAKGVPEAQISAVTIGSGATEDFTPDATTNQDAEANRRGNRRVVLSFKHEPAAAPAAGGGGATP
- a CDS encoding HEAT repeat domain-containing protein, whose protein sequence is MNNQDATATPMEQIKTRLYSTDQDTSGLALAELIRLGKKATPVLLEALTHSNPRTRRLAAEGLGEIADPTSADALFQATHDSNPEVRARAATALHKLGDKRSLGALVATLDDYPDILHNPYTASMYPLMQGSKDVLPLVVPLLQAPNDLTRERAFLVVKAVVTKLPQGEDWNQLWHSLGSYDPAAPEAERDKAAKQWEAWLTKL